GCCCATGTACTGCTTCACCTGCATGTTGCCGAAGCTGTGGTCCATCATGCCGTGCATCCACAGGCTCACTTCGTACTTACCGGTATCGGCTGGGGCCGGGACAGGACCGTCGTACAGCACCGAGAACTTTTCTGCCGGCTCGTATAAAGCGCCCGGGGCAAGTCGGCCTCGGCGGTCGGCGCTTTGGGCAAAATCTTGCAGCAGAACGCCTGTGCCAGTAGTAGTCCGGAGGCCGTTAGGGCGCTCGGGCAGCGTAGGCCACAGCGCGATGCCCCGTTGCAGCTCTTGCTGAGTAGTGGTGGCACCTAGGGCTGCCAATGGCAGCTCGTACAGGCTTGCCTGAGGCGTTTGCACCAACGGCTTAGCCAACGCAATGATGCGTTGTTCGGCCTCGGATAACCCGGTGGGCGTAACCAGCAGCAGGATAGGTTTCTGCGACGGAAACCGCTGAAGCAATGGCTTGGGTAGTAACGGACTGCTCAGCAGCTGCACATGCTCGAGCACTTGGCTAACCGAAGGGCGCGAAACGTAGCTCGAGAGTTGCGGGAGCCCTGTGGCCAACGACAGCTTGTGTACTTCGTAAATCGACTCGTGCGAGCCAGGCAGGAAGATTTTGTCGCTGCCGTTGTTGAAGTAAGGCAGCGGCAGAATTGCCTGAAACTCGGCTGCAGAGCGGTTAATCTGCTGAAGTTGTTGCAACAAAGGATGCGGAGGCCGGAAGTAGGAGCGGGCTCCACCACCGCCTTCGGCAATCTTGGCGCGGGTCGAAATATTGATCCAGGCTTCGCCGCCCCACACGAGCAGCAAAAGCGGCACCCACGGTGCAGCTAGCAGGGTAACTCGGCGCTGCTGTTGGTAACGAAGTACCTGGTACAGGTAATAGGCTGCGTACGTGGTAACCACGTAATAAAAAGGCCATGCAAAACGACCCAGGGCACGAAACTGCTTCAGCGGACCGAGGTAATCAATCAGCGGGGAAAACCACGAGAAGATAAAGGGAATACCTGCGGCAAACAGCACCAGCAGCCCGCCTGCCCACAAGCTTATGCGCAGGTCGTGGGGTGTGCTACGCCTGAGGGCCAACGCCTGCTTATGGCGTAGGCGCAAGTGGCGCAATGCGCGCAATAAGGCCGCAGCCAATACTCCAGTGCCCACCAAGCCTACATAAGACATGGCCTCGTAGCTAATTTCCTTGGTCGGAAAGAAGTACGTCCAGAGGGTACGCATCGGCTCCAGGGCAGGCGTAAATAGCCCGCGCGGCTTGGTCATATACACCAGGAAGCCGTAGGGGTTCGGCGGCCTGTCCGTGGTGGGGTCGGTGAACCACAGCCATCCACGAAATAAGATTAGCGGCAGCAACGCCGTCAAGGTCATGTAGGCTAGGTCGCGCCATTGTTTCTGGCCTTTCTGCACGGCGAGAACCAGCACATGGGCCAGCAAAAAGAACGCGCCGCATGCCAGGAAGTAAGCCATTACAAACCCCGTCAGCAGGCTGCTTACTATAAACACAACGTGCCATACCCACCGCCGCGGCGCCTCCATGATGCGCAGGATGCAGTACCAAAGCCACGGAACCAAGCACGGATAGCTAAGCGACATATGGTCGCCGAGGCGCTGTATTTGGGGTGAGAGAAAGCCGATGAGAACCGCCAGCAACACCGAGTAGACTACCGAAAGCTGTAGCCGACGCAGTATTAGGTAGATAACCGGTGGCGTAAGCAGTATAGCCAACAGCGCAAGCAAGTTGGTGATGCCTACGGTATGAATAGCTACCTGCAACCCTTGGCGTTGTAGCACGCCTAGCACCCAGGCAATCAGAGGCTGTAGGTTTGGGTAAGTGAAGTTTTCCCCATAGGGATAGTTCATGCCCGAGAAGTGCGCGCCTTTGTCGTAAAAGGCATAATACGCCGTAGCATAATAGCTCTGCAGCCCATCGCCGGCGGGCTGGAAGAAATACTCATCGGGGTGCGCTAACACAAAGGGGAACTGCGCAGCCAGCACGACAGCCCCGATGACAATTACAGCGAGCATACCGGCCCAGTGCGCGGTACGGCGAGATAAATTCATTGGATCAGAGATGCAAAGAATGCTGCCCAATGCCTTGCTTATTGTAGGTTAGGCCTTCCAAAGCTACGTGTTTGTGCGCAGAACCAACTCAGCGGCCAGTGCCCATGGCTGCGTAGAAAGCTGGCTAACGAGCCTGGCTAAGCGAATCATCTGTGGTGCCTTGCCGGGTGGTATCAGCTAAACAAGCCATACCGCGCAATGCACCACAAGGCCCACAGCCCGTCGCGCCAGTTAATTTTCTTGCCCTCGGCGTAGGTGCGGCCGTAGTAGCTCACGCCCACTTCGTAGATGCGCACGCCGGGTACCCGGGCCATTTTGGCGGTTACCTCGGGCTCGAAGCCGAAGCGCTTTTCCTGCAGCACCAGGCCTTGCAGCAGCTCGCGCCGGAATAGCTTGGCGCCCGTTTCCATGTCCGTCAGGTTCAGGTCGTTGAACGCGTTCGACAGAAACGTAAGCAGCTTGTTGCCGATGCTGTGCCAGAAAAACAGAATGCGGTGCGGCTCGCCGCCCACAAAGCGCGAGCCGTACACCACATCGGCGTTGGCCCGGAGCACGGGCTGCAGCAGCTTGGCATAGTCGGCCGGGTCGTACTCCAGGTCGGCATCCTGCACCACAATGTAGTCGCCGGTGGCGGCGGCTATGCCGGTATGCAAAGCGGCGCCCTTGCCCTGGTTGTGGGCATGGCGCAGCAGCCGCACACCTAGGGCGGGTTGGGCGGCGGCGTAGGATGCTACCACATCGGCCGAGCCGTCGGCCGAGCCGTCGTCGACCACGACTATTTCGCGCGCTATGCCGGCGGGTAGCGCCGCCGCCTGCACCGCCTCCAGCACCCGCACAATGGTAGCGGCTTCGTTGTACAGCGGTATTACCACCGATAGCAGGCGGATGCCCGAGTTCGGGTTGAGCGAATGGGTAGGCAAACCGAAATTATAAACTGCTGGTGCGGCCGCCATCTACGGGCACGTTGATGCCGTTGATGTAACCCGCGGCCGGCGAGGCCAGAAACGCCACCGCCGCCGCCACTTCCTCCGAATGCCCAAACCGCCCGGCCGGAATCAGGCGCAGCATGTTAGCCTCGAGGTCTTCTACGGGTTGGCCCGTGCTGGCGCTGCGCGCCTGCAGCAGGCTGTGGTGCCGTTGGGTAAGGGTGGCGCCGGGCAGCACGTTGTTTACTGTGATGCCGTATGCACCCAGCTCGTTGGCCAGGGTTTTCGCCCAGCTGGCCACCGCGCCCCGAATAGTATTCGACACGCCTAGGTTGGGCAGCGGCTGTTTTACGGAGGTGCTGATAATGTTGATGATGCGCCCGTAACCCGCGGCTCTCATGCCTGGCACCAACGCCTGGGCCAGCAGGTGGTTGCAGATAACGTGCTGCTCGAAGGCGGCACGCAACGCATCCACCGGAGCATCGAGCAGGGGGCCGCCGGCGGGGCCGCCGGTGTTGTTCACCAGAATATGCGTGGCTTGGTGGCGGGCCACGTGGCTGGCTATCTGGGCAGCCACCTCGATGGGCTGGGCGAAGTCGGCCACCAGCCAATCGTGCTGCTGCCCTAAGTGCGCGGGTAGCGCGGCGGCGGCCTCGCGCAGGCGGGCTTCGTTGCGGGCCACAAGGGTAACGGCGGCGCCTTGCGCGGCCAGCGCTTCGGCCACGGCGCGGCCTATGCCTTGCGTGCTGCCGCACACCACCGCGCGGCGCCCCGAGAGTTGTTCTGAAAGCATAAGCTCGAAAGTAGACAAACGGCGGCTTATTGGCACCAAATGGGGTGTTTTGCGTAAGTTGGGCTGAGGAATTGCCGCCCGGCCTAGGTGGTTTCGGCGCAGTCGCGCGCGGCCAGCCCCAGGCCCGGCCCGGTTGCGGCAAGCCGTTGCCCAGGTGCCGGTTCTCCACTTTCCATTACTTCACCACCCAACCTCCCACCCATGCCCGTAACGCGTCCCTTCAACTTTCAGCAATGGATTGATGAACACCGCCACTTGCTGAAGCCGCCCGTGGGCAACCAGCAGGTGTTTAAAGGCAACGACGACTTTATCGTGATGGTGGTGGGCGGCCCCAACGCCCGCAAGGATTACCACGTCGACGACAGCGAGGAGTTCTTCTTTCAGCTCGAAGGCGACATGACGCTGAAGATTATCGAAGACGGCCAGCCGGTGGACGTGCCCATCCGGGCCGGCGAAATCTTTTTGTTGCCAGCCGGGGTACCGCACTCGCCCCAGCGCCCCGCCAATACGGTGGGCCTGGTGGTGGAGCGCTACCGCCAACCCGGCGAGCTGGATGGCTTTCAATGGTACTGCGAAAACTGCGGCACCAAGCTGCACGAGGAGTTTGCCGAAGTAACCGACATCGTGAAGCAACTGCCCGTCATTATGAACAACTTCTGGCAAAACGAAGAGCGCCGCACCTGCCGCAGCTGCGGCACCGTGATGCAGCCGCCGGCAGCGGCGAAGTAGTTTCCTCGCCCGCATACATTGTCATCCCACCCGCCCGCGGCAATGCCTCCCACCCATTCCCATTCGTTGGCCGCAACTCCCGCGCTTACGCCCGCGCCTGGCTCCGGCTTGCGCATCGACATTCACACCCACATCCTGCCCAAGCAGTGGCCCGATTTGCGCGAGCGGTACGGTTACGGCGGCTTCATCCGGCTGGAGCACCATAAGCCGTGCTGCGCCCGCATGATGCAGGACGACAAGTTTTTCCGCGAAATCCAGGACAACTGCTGGGACCCCGCCGTGCGCCTGCGCGAGTGCCAACATTTTGGGGTGGATGTGCAGGTGCTGAGCACCGTGCCCGTCATGTTCAGCTACTGGGCCAAACCCCACGATGCCCTCGACCTGAGCCGCCTGCTCAACGACCACCTAGCCGGCGTAGTGGCCGATTATCCCGACCGCTTTGCCGGCCTGGGTACCATACCCATGCAAGCCCCCGAGCTGGCCATTAAGGAACTGGAGCGCTGCGTAAAGGAGCTGGGTCTGATCGGGGTGCAAATCGGCTCGCACATCAACGACTGGAACCTCGATGCTCCTGAGATTTTCGAGGTATTTGCGGCCGCCGAAGAGCTGGGCGCCGCGGTGTTCATTCACCCTTGGGACATGATGGCCCAGCAGAAAATGCCCAAGTACTGGCTGCCGTGGCTGGTGGGCATGCCCGCCGAAAGCACCCTCGCGCTTTGCTCGCTGGTGTTTGGCGGCGTGCTGGAACGGCTGCCCAAGCTGCGCGTGGCCGTGGCGCACGGCGGCGGCACCTTTGCGGCCACCATAGGGCGCATCGAGCACGGTTTTCAGGTGCGCCCCGACCTCTGCGCCATCGACAACCCCGTGAACCCGCGCGAGTACCTAGGGCGCTTTTGGGTTGATTCGCTGGTGCACGACCCCATGATGCTCGACTATTTGGTGAAGACCGTGGGCGCCGACAAAATCGTGCTGGGCACTGATTACCCCTTCCCGCTCGGCGAGCTGGAGCCCGGCCAGCTTATCCGCTCCATGCCCTACCCCGACGAAGTGAAAGCCCGCATGCTCGGCCAGAATGCCCTGGATTGGATGGGGGTAGGTGTGGAGCAGTTTCGTTCTCTGCAACAACTAAGGTAGCTTTGTGCCAGAGGCACCTTATGCGCCTACACTTAGCTTGACAAGTGCTGTGCTATATCGATTGTGTTCCGGGCTTACATTCGTTTGCCTAGTCGCATTGGGTAGCTGCAAGCCGGCGCCCGATACTGTCATCTCTTACAGCGACTTCGAAGGCATCACCGACACCACCAACACGGCCAAGTGGCTCACGGAGGACGTGGCGCATTCAGGAAGTCACTCAGCCATGGTTGTGCGCGATGTTGATGTTGCAGCCATGTACCAAACAACCTGGGGAGCTATTGGCACACCCAAGGAGCTGCGCGTTCGGGCTTGGGTGTACGTAGCACAGCCGGGTACTGTGTCGTCTATCGTGGTGCAGGTATTGCGCAGCGGGCAGGGATTGGCGTGGCAGGAGTTGAAGTTCCCGGAAGTGATTCACCGGTTCAATAGTTGGGTTCCGCTTCGCAAGACATTTATACTGCCCACCGATACCATGCAAGCGTCCGATGAGCTTCGGGTATTTCTCTGGCAAAACAAGCAGGTGCACCCCACATACATGGACGATTTGAAAATCGAAAGCATCAGCCCCCGTGAGTAAGCAACCTGTCTCATCCTCCGGAAGCTCGACGGAGGAGTTGGTTGCTGCCCCGCAACGGTGGAGTTGGCAGCAGACCGTCATTATAGTGGCGGGGCACGTGTTATTTTGCATAGCTTCCTACACCATGCTTTACTGGCTGGGGGTGGTTAACCGGTTGCCTACCGAACAATCATTGCTTGCCTGGGACGCCAATTTGTTTCGGCAGATTAAAGAGGGCGGCTACCCCACCGCGCAGTCGGGGCTGAATGCGTTTTTTCCGCTATTCCCCTATACTTGGCGGTTGCTGCAAGTCGGGCCCATTGGCATTAGCGCTTTCAACAGCGCATGCGCCTTCGCAGGGGTGGGTATCCTGAGCTGGGCGTTTCAATTATCAAACAGACAGATCTTACTGCTGTTGTCGGTGCCGTTGATGATGTTCACGGCTGTGCCCTACGGAGAGGGTATGTTTTACCTTTTTGGTGGCATGCTGCTGGCTGGGCTGCACCGTGAGCGGCTATGGCTCACGCTGGTAGGATTACTCGGGTGTTGCCTGACTCGCTCGGCCGCAACGCTGTTTGTGCCGGCATACATATTTGCCGAGCTGTTGAGCTGGATGCCGTTCCGGAGCGGATGGCGCCTGCTGCGGAACTTGGCTACAGGCTTGTTCGCAATAGCCGCGGCACTCGGATCCGTGATGCTTATGCAGTACAAACAGCACGGCGACCCGCTGGCATTCTACAAAGTGCACGCCTTGTGGCGGCACGTGTATAAGATACCGACTTGGCCCTTGCGGTCCTCGGCCGGATTTGACGTGCATTGGCTCGATGCCCTAGGTCTGCTTATCGCTTTGCTGGCTATAGTGGCTTGTGCTGCGTTGGGCATTGCTTGGCTGGTTTCGGTGCTTCGCAGCCAGCCGGAGAACCGTAAGAAGGTTTCGAAGGCCGTGCTGTTCTGCTTGGGCTACAGTGCCGGGGCAGGCTACTTCATTTTGTTTTACCAGGCTGGCGATATTGTGGGCATGAGCCGGTACATCCTGGCAACGCCATTTTTCGGCGTACTGATATGGCAGATTGGTCAGCAGCGGCTTGCTTATTGGGCTTGGGCACTGATGGGAATTGCTTGCATGGTGTTGGCTCGGGCATCGGGCGTTCCCCAATACGTTGATGGTTTTAGTTCTTCCGAAGCCGTTACATACTTCTTGTTCTTCGCAGCGTACATAGCTGCCTACCCGCTCACAACGCCCAGCAACTCGAAGTGGTACCGGGAGCTGGCGGTAGGTTTGTACCTCCTCAACCTTTTCTGGGGCATGTACTTCTACAACCAATTTCTCAACTTCTTTTGGGTAAACTAAGGGAACGACGGTTGGTTAGGATGCTGCCGCTGAGCAGCAACACAGCAGGAGTACAACTCTGCTGCCCACGGCCAGTGCTCCCTGATTAGTATGGTAAGTGTGGAACTGCGGGCAAAGCGTTTTGAAACAGCGGTGATTAATGGGTCTGCTGGTCATCACGTGGGCTTCGAAAGGCATTTGCCGCAGATGCATTATACTTTTACCGGATGCCTCCCCTGGCTCCGTGCGCTTCCTTTGCCTCTGCTCAAAGGCGGGTTGCAGTACTACATCAGGCCATAAAGCGGGCCTTCCATCAACCCTAGATGCAGCCAATCCACCGTTTTCCAATGACATTTCAGAACGCGCACTCTTTCGCCCTCCAGCTCGATGCTGCCGACCCGTTGCGTGGGTTTCGGGAGCAATTTCATATTCCGAAGGGGCCCAACGGGCAACCGGCTATTTACTGCTGCGGCAACTCGCTGGGGCTGCTGCCGAAAAATGCCCGGGCGGCCGTGGAGCAGGAGTTCCAGAGCTGGGAGGAGCGCGCCGTAGAGGGCCACTTTCACGGCACCTCGCCCTGGATGCACTACCACGAAACCCTAACCGATGCCACCGCGCGGCTGGTAGGCGCCAAGCCCGTGGAGGTAGTGGTGATGAACAACCTCACCACCAACCTGCACTTGCTGCTCATCTCGTTTTACCGCCCCAGCGGCCGCCGCTACAAAGTGCTGATGGAAGGCGGCGCGTTTCCCTCGGATCAGTACGCCCTGGAAAGCCAGGTGAAGCTGCACGGCTACGCCCCCGACGACGCCATCGTGGAGTTGCTGCCGCGCCCCGGCGAGCATACCCTGCGCACCCCGGATATTGAAGCGCGCATTGCGGAACTGGGCGACGAACTGGCCCTCGTGCTCCTAGGTGGCGTGAACTACTACACCGGCCAGGCCTTCGATATGGAGGCCATTACCCGCGCCGGCCACGCCGTAGGCGCCGTGGTAGGTTTCGACCTGGCCCACGCCGCCGGCAACCTGGTGCTGCACCTCCACAACTGGGACGTGGACTTTGCCTGCTGGTGCACCTACAAGTACCTCAACTCGGGCCCCGGCGGTACCTCGGGCGTGTTCGTGCACGAGCGGTTTGCCCACCAACCCGATCTGCCGCGCCTGGCCGGCTGGTGGGGCCACGACCCCGCCGACCGCTTCCAGATGAAAAAAGGCTTCCGGCCGATGGCGGGGGCGGCCGGCTGGCAGCTTTCCAACGGGCAAATCTTCCCGATGGCCATTCACCGGGCCGCGCTGGCCGTGGTGGAAGAAGCCGGCGGTATGCCTGCCCTGCGCCGCAAAAGCGAGCAGCTCACGGCCTACCTCGAGTTTGTGCTGCGCGAGGCGGGCCTGCCGGCCCACGAGCTGGAAATCATTACGCCCGCAAACCCCGCCGAGCGCGGTTGCCAGCTCTCAGTGCTGGTGCACCGCGAGGGCCGCGCCCTGTTCGACTACCTGGCCGCGCAAGGCATTGTGGGCGACTGGCGCGAGCCCAACGTTATCCGGCTGGCACCCGTGCCGCTCTACAACTCGTTTGAGGAGGTGTGGCGCATTGGGCAGGCCTTTGCTCAGTGGGCCAACCGAACGGCCTAGCCAGCGGTTTAACTCTGTTGCGAGCTGCGTACCTAGGCCACCCTAGGTGCTGGCTTTCTCGTACTATTACACCGGCAGGCCGCCTACCCCTGGCAAGCCTGGTTTTCGCCTTTGCATTATGGAAGATTACGCCGCCAAGATGGTCGGCAAAACCGACGCCGAACTCCAGTTGTACGTGGCGCGGCGGGCCGAATACCGCGAGCAGGCCGTGCTGGCCGCGCTAAGCGAGCTGGAGCGTCGGGGCCATGCCATCGATAACTTGGTAGCGCTGCGGAGCGAGCTGCAAGCCTCGTTGGCGAAGTCCGAAGCCGAGGCCCTGCGCAACCCCGCACCCGAGCCCGCCTGGATGACCAAGCCCGCCGCGACCGAAGAGCCCGAGCAGCCCGCCCCGGATGCCCCCGCGCTGTACTCGCCAACTACGGTAGTGGTGTTTTCGGTTTTCTCGTTCCTGATCGGGGGCGTACTGATGCTGATGAACCTGCTGCGCCTGCGCCGCTACGGCGGAGCCGCGCTGCTGGTAGCTTTGGTGGTGCTGGGCATCAGCGGTTTGGGGTGGATCTCGAGGCTGATAGCCGTGCGGCCCGAGTACATTTTCCTGGGCATCAACGTGGTGCTGGCGGCGCTTTATGTGTACGTGCTGTGGCCCAATTTTATCGGGGCTCAAACCTACCGGCCGCGTGGTTGGCTGATGCCGCTGCTCGTCATCTTTGCCCTCAACATGCTGTTTATGCTGCTGCTGCGCTACGCCGGCGTGGCCATACCCGGCCTCAGCCAATAACCCCGCGCCCAGGTATGCCGCTGCTGCCCCTGGCCATGCCCCGCGCCGATGTGCGCTTCAATGCTCGCTTTCTGCCCCCAGCCGACGCCGACGCCCTGCTCCGCGAGCTGACCGACGGCATTGCGTGGCGGCAAGAGCCCATCCGCCTGTTCGGCCGCGAGGTGCTGCAGCCGCGCCTGATTGCGTGGCACGGCGACGCCGGCGCGGCCTACCGCTACTCGGGCCTGCAGCTGCAGCCCGCGGCGCTTACGCCCACGCTGCACGCCCTGCGCCTGCGCCTGCAGCAAGCTACCGGGGCAACCTACAACAGCGTGCTGCTCAACCTCTACCGCCACGGCCAGGACAGCATGGGCTGGCACGCCGACGACGAACCCGAGCTGGGCCCGGCCCCCGTTATTGCCTCGCTTAGCCTAGGTGCCACGCGGCGCTTCCGCTTTCGGCGCCGGCCCAACGCCAGCTTCGAGGCCGCGCCCGTGTCGCTCGATTTGCCCCACGGCAGCCTGTTGCTGATGCAGGGCCCCACGCAGCACAACT
The sequence above is drawn from the Hymenobacter sp. YIM 151858-1 genome and encodes:
- a CDS encoding amidohydrolase family protein; amino-acid sequence: MAATPALTPAPGSGLRIDIHTHILPKQWPDLRERYGYGGFIRLEHHKPCCARMMQDDKFFREIQDNCWDPAVRLRECQHFGVDVQVLSTVPVMFSYWAKPHDALDLSRLLNDHLAGVVADYPDRFAGLGTIPMQAPELAIKELERCVKELGLIGVQIGSHINDWNLDAPEIFEVFAAAEELGAAVFIHPWDMMAQQKMPKYWLPWLVGMPAESTLALCSLVFGGVLERLPKLRVAVAHGGGTFAATIGRIEHGFQVRPDLCAIDNPVNPREYLGRFWVDSLVHDPMMLDYLVKTVGADKIVLGTDYPFPLGELEPGQLIRSMPYPDEVKARMLGQNALDWMGVGVEQFRSLQQLR
- a CDS encoding 3-hydroxyanthranilate 3,4-dioxygenase, whose amino-acid sequence is MPVTRPFNFQQWIDEHRHLLKPPVGNQQVFKGNDDFIVMVVGGPNARKDYHVDDSEEFFFQLEGDMTLKIIEDGQPVDVPIRAGEIFLLPAGVPHSPQRPANTVGLVVERYRQPGELDGFQWYCENCGTKLHEEFAEVTDIVKQLPVIMNNFWQNEERRTCRSCGTVMQPPAAAK
- a CDS encoding SDR family oxidoreductase; translation: MLSEQLSGRRAVVCGSTQGIGRAVAEALAAQGAAVTLVARNEARLREAAAALPAHLGQQHDWLVADFAQPIEVAAQIASHVARHQATHILVNNTGGPAGGPLLDAPVDALRAAFEQHVICNHLLAQALVPGMRAAGYGRIINIISTSVKQPLPNLGVSNTIRGAVASWAKTLANELGAYGITVNNVLPGATLTQRHHSLLQARSASTGQPVEDLEANMLRLIPAGRFGHSEEVAAAVAFLASPAAGYINGINVPVDGGRTSSL
- a CDS encoding alpha-ketoglutarate-dependent dioxygenase AlkB family protein, producing MPLLPLAMPRADVRFNARFLPPADADALLRELTDGIAWRQEPIRLFGREVLQPRLIAWHGDAGAAYRYSGLQLQPAALTPTLHALRLRLQQATGATYNSVLLNLYRHGQDSMGWHADDEPELGPAPVIASLSLGATRRFRFRRRPNASFEAAPVSLDLPHGSLLLMQGPTQHNWQHALPKTARPVGPRINLTFRNIIS
- the kynU gene encoding kynureninase yields the protein MTFQNAHSFALQLDAADPLRGFREQFHIPKGPNGQPAIYCCGNSLGLLPKNARAAVEQEFQSWEERAVEGHFHGTSPWMHYHETLTDATARLVGAKPVEVVVMNNLTTNLHLLLISFYRPSGRRYKVLMEGGAFPSDQYALESQVKLHGYAPDDAIVELLPRPGEHTLRTPDIEARIAELGDELALVLLGGVNYYTGQAFDMEAITRAGHAVGAVVGFDLAHAAGNLVLHLHNWDVDFACWCTYKYLNSGPGGTSGVFVHERFAHQPDLPRLAGWWGHDPADRFQMKKGFRPMAGAAGWQLSNGQIFPMAIHRAALAVVEEAGGMPALRRKSEQLTAYLEFVLREAGLPAHELEIITPANPAERGCQLSVLVHREGRALFDYLAAQGIVGDWREPNVIRLAPVPLYNSFEEVWRIGQAFAQWANRTA
- a CDS encoding glycosyltransferase family 2 protein, whose translation is MPTHSLNPNSGIRLLSVVIPLYNEAATIVRVLEAVQAAALPAGIAREIVVVDDGSADGSADVVASYAAAQPALGVRLLRHAHNQGKGAALHTGIAAATGDYIVVQDADLEYDPADYAKLLQPVLRANADVVYGSRFVGGEPHRILFFWHSIGNKLLTFLSNAFNDLNLTDMETGAKLFRRELLQGLVLQEKRFGFEPEVTAKMARVPGVRIYEVGVSYYGRTYAEGKKINWRDGLWALWCIARYGLFS